The Lichenihabitans psoromatis genomic interval GGCCAAACGGAGGACAGGGCGGAGCGAGATCAACCAGAAGGTGGCGCTGGTTGCCGGCGATCGGCAAACCGACGGCATCTTTCCGTTGTGGTCCATTACCGAGAACATCGGCGTGCGCTCCCTGCCGCGATTTCGCCGTGGCTTCTTGCTGTCGACCGAGGCGGAGGACGCGCTCGCGGCGGAGTGGCAGAAGCGGATCAAGATCCGCACACCGGACATGCGACATCCTATCCTGTCACTCTCGGGGGGCAACCAGCAGAAAGCGCTCTTCGCGCGCGCTCTCGGGTCGGATGCGCGGATCGTCCTCATGGATGATCCGATGCGAGGCGTCGATATCGGCACCAAGCTCGACGTTTACGATCTCATCCGGCAGGAAGCCAAAGCCGGGCGCACCTTCCTCTGGTACACGACCGAGATGGATGAATTGAGCCACTGCGACCGCGTCTATGTGTTTCACAACGGCGCCATCGTGGCGGATCTCGCCCGTGCCGACGTCAGCGAGGACAGCATCATTAGCGCCTCTTTTTCCGAAGCCGCCTGATCGTGAGCGTCGCAGCCGACACGGCCTCGCCCACCAGCACCGCTTTGCCGTCGTTTAGCCGTCTCTTGCGAATGGCGCTGCCGGCGCTTTCGATGGCGCTGATCGTGCTCGGCATCTGGGCCATGAACTCGCGGGCCATCAGCTATTTCGGTTTCACGCTGATGCTCAATCTCGCTGTGCCGGTCGCCCTCGCCACCGTCGGTCAGATGTTCGTCATGGCGGGCAACGATCTCGATCTGTCGATCGGGACGTTCGTTGGCTTTGTGGGCTGCGTCACGGCGACGATCCTGCATGATAATCCGGTCCTCGGTGTCGCGATCCTGGTCGGCTGCATTCTTGTCTATGCCTGTCTTGGAGCGTTGATCCACCTCCGTAATCTACCCTCGATCGTGGTGACGCTCGGGATGTTCTTCGTCTGGCAGGGACTTGCGATTCTGCTGCTACCCAAGCCGGGGGGCCACGCCCCCGATTGGCTCAAGAGCCTCATGGCTCTTAAGATCCCGTTCGTGCCGTTCCCGATCGTCGCCGCGCTGGTGATTGGCATCGTGGCTTATGTCGGCCTCATGCGGACATCGTATGGGGCGGTGTTGCGCGGCGCCGGTGGTAATCCCGTCGCGGTTGAACGCGCGGGATGGTCACTCCTCAAGGCCAAGATGGTTCTGTTCGGTCTCACCGGGTTGTGCGGCGTCTTAGCCGGCATGGCCTTGATCGGCCTGACCACCTCGGCGGACGCCAATCTCGGTAACGGCTACACGCTTCTCTCGATCGCGGGCACGATCCTCGGCGGCGGCGAGTTCGTCGGCGGACGCGTCTCGCCGATCGGCGCCGTCATCGGCGCCATGACCCTTACGCTCGCGGGCTCGCTGCTCAATTTCATGCACATCTCGCCGGATTGGCAGGTGGCGGCACAGGGCGGCATCCTCATCGTCGTACTTGCGGCGCGCGTCATCATCAATCGAACCGGAACGACCGCGTGAAGATGTCCTTGAAGACCATCCTGGCTCAACCCTGGCTCTGGTCGTTTGTCGGCGCCGTGGCGGTTTGGATCGCCGCCATCCTCTATACCGGCGGCTATGGGGCGGGCGGCATGGTGTCGGCCGGCATCGCGCTGGCGGCTTTTTCGGTGATCGTCGGCACAGCGCAGATGTTCGTCGTCACGCTCGGACCCGGCAACGTCGATCTCTCGCTGCCGGCCAATATCGGGCTCGCCAGCGCTGTCGCCATGAAGGTGATGGGCGGATCGGACGACCGGATCGTGCTGGGCCTCGCTGCCGCGATAGCGGCCGGCATGGCGATCGGCGGAGCCAATTACCTGCTGATCCGACTTCTCCGCATTCCGCCCATCATCGCGACGCTGTCGGCC includes:
- a CDS encoding ABC transporter permease, producing the protein MALPALSMALIVLGIWAMNSRAISYFGFTLMLNLAVPVALATVGQMFVMAGNDLDLSIGTFVGFVGCVTATILHDNPVLGVAILVGCILVYACLGALIHLRNLPSIVVTLGMFFVWQGLAILLLPKPGGHAPDWLKSLMALKIPFVPFPIVAALVIGIVAYVGLMRTSYGAVLRGAGGNPVAVERAGWSLLKAKMVLFGLTGLCGVLAGMALIGLTTSADANLGNGYTLLSIAGTILGGGEFVGGRVSPIGAVIGAMTLTLAGSLLNFMHISPDWQVAAQGGILIVVLAARVIINRTGTTA